In Geotalea uraniireducens, one genomic interval encodes:
- a CDS encoding cation diffusion facilitator family transporter has protein sequence MHAESHLDRSIAGRFTYAIVLTALTLIAEVAGGIWTNSLALLSDAAHVFLDLFALFLSLAAIKLSSYPASDTRTFGWHRTEVFASFINGATVFLMAVGIFYEAAGRLFNPEAVKSLPMLIIATIGLVMNLVAASALHGHSHDDLNVRSAFLHVLGDAAASVGVIVGGAIIYFTGWYLLDALISIGIGCAIFSGSWRVLRESTHILLEGVPRGLSTQAVADAIAGIEGVNSVHHLNIWTICSHILALSAHVDIKPEYKEGQVEVLRQIEQLLFEEFHISHTTLQAECTLCVAASPMIKELRHRPRHDHNHDHNHDHDHDHDHHHHDH, from the coding sequence ATGCACGCCGAGAGCCATCTCGACCGGAGCATAGCCGGCCGTTTCACATACGCCATCGTCCTGACCGCCCTTACGCTTATCGCCGAGGTCGCCGGCGGCATCTGGACCAACTCGCTGGCACTGCTCTCCGACGCCGCCCACGTCTTTCTCGACCTTTTCGCCCTCTTCCTGTCGCTGGCGGCGATCAAACTCTCTTCGTACCCGGCATCCGACACCCGGACATTCGGCTGGCACCGAACCGAGGTCTTCGCCTCGTTCATCAACGGCGCGACGGTTTTCCTGATGGCGGTGGGGATCTTTTACGAGGCGGCGGGGCGGCTCTTCAATCCCGAGGCGGTAAAAAGCCTGCCAATGCTGATTATCGCCACCATCGGCCTGGTAATGAACCTGGTAGCCGCCTCCGCCCTGCACGGTCATTCCCACGACGACCTCAACGTTCGCAGCGCCTTTCTCCATGTCCTCGGCGACGCGGCGGCGTCGGTCGGGGTTATCGTCGGCGGCGCGATCATCTATTTCACCGGCTGGTACCTGCTCGACGCCCTGATCTCCATCGGTATCGGCTGCGCCATTTTTTCCGGCTCCTGGCGGGTACTGCGCGAATCGACCCACATCCTCCTGGAAGGGGTGCCGCGAGGGTTGAGCACCCAGGCGGTGGCCGACGCCATCGCCGGCATCGAGGGGGTGAATTCGGTCCACCACTTGAACATCTGGACCATCTGTTCGCACATCCTCGCCCTGTCCGCTCATGTGGACATCAAGCCGGAGTACAAAGAAGGACAAGTGGAGGTACTGCGGCAGATTGAACAGCTGCTGTTCGAGGAATTCCACATCAGCCATACGACTCTACAGGCGGAATGTACGCTCTGTGTCGCCGCATCGCCGATGATCAAGGAACTCCGCCACCGCCCCCGCCACGACCATAATCACGACCATAATCACGACCATGACCATGATCATGACCACCATCACCACGACCACTAA
- a CDS encoding NifU family protein, with amino-acid sequence MLEEVKKVLDTVRPALQADGGDVELVEVTADGVVKVKLVGACGHCPMSTMTLKMGIERTLREKVPGVKEVVAV; translated from the coding sequence ATGCTGGAAGAAGTCAAGAAGGTGCTCGATACGGTCCGGCCGGCGCTTCAGGCGGACGGCGGCGATGTTGAACTGGTGGAAGTGACGGCGGACGGCGTGGTGAAAGTCAAGCTGGTTGGCGCCTGCGGCCACTGCCCGATGTCGACCATGACCCTCAAAATGGGGATCGAACGGACTCTCAGGGAGAAGGTGCCGGGAGTCAAGGAAGTTGTTGCCGTCTAA
- the folE2 gene encoding GTP cyclohydrolase FolE2: MTKNAPPPSLSDVQTSLDTRKIPISKVGVKDISYPIMVMDKNRKFQHTVARINMFVDLPHHFKGTHMSRFIEILNIYREKIALDNMEPILQQMKERLGASSAHLAIEFPYFIEKRAPASGARSLMEYACTFTGTLGAEFDFVLGVQIPVTSLCPCSKELSRYGAHNQRSHITVQLRYRDFIWIEDLVELIEECGSSPVYSLLKRVDEKFVTERAYENPKFVEDIVREVTLKLMAHPAVTWFSVEAENFESIHKHSAYAAIERDKRE; encoded by the coding sequence ATGACGAAAAATGCGCCCCCCCCCTCACTCAGCGATGTCCAGACTTCACTGGACACCCGCAAGATTCCGATCAGCAAGGTCGGGGTGAAGGATATCTCCTACCCGATCATGGTGATGGACAAGAACCGGAAATTCCAGCATACCGTGGCCCGGATCAACATGTTCGTGGATCTCCCCCATCACTTCAAGGGGACCCACATGAGCCGCTTCATCGAAATTCTCAACATCTACCGCGAGAAGATCGCCCTCGACAACATGGAGCCGATCCTCCAGCAGATGAAGGAGCGGCTCGGCGCTTCCTCCGCCCACCTGGCGATCGAGTTCCCCTATTTCATCGAAAAGCGGGCCCCGGCCTCCGGTGCCCGGAGCCTGATGGAATACGCCTGCACCTTCACCGGCACGCTCGGCGCGGAATTCGATTTCGTCCTCGGGGTCCAGATTCCGGTTACCTCACTTTGCCCCTGCAGCAAGGAGCTTTCCCGCTACGGCGCCCACAACCAGCGGAGCCATATTACCGTCCAGCTCCGCTACCGCGATTTTATCTGGATCGAGGATCTGGTGGAGTTGATCGAAGAGTGCGGCTCCAGTCCGGTCTATTCGCTGCTGAAGCGGGTGGACGAGAAGTTCGTTACCGAGCGGGCCTATGAAAACCCCAAATTCGTCGAGGATATTGTCCGCGAAGTCACCCTCAAGCTGATGGCCCATCCGGCCGTGACCTGGTTTTCCGTCGAGGCGGAAAATTTCGAGTCGATCCACAAACACTCGGCTTATGCCGCCATCGAGCGGGACAAGCGGGAATAA
- a CDS encoding TIGR04282 family arsenosugar biosynthesis glycosyltransferase has product MNNALLVFAKRPTPGRVKTRLVPPLSPENAAELYARMQLDIFAKVGHLAGVDSFVCYDPADGAAEYFATNVRTARLFPQAGANLGERMANAFSQVFQRGYQSVAIIGTDSPDLPAAFIEEAYARLARPAVDAVFGPSEDGGYYLLAMKRLLPELFAAIPWSTDAVLARSLARAAAAGIAVELLPAWYDVDEAADLHRPGLVAPGNGAPLTRKFLLAYLTTVTS; this is encoded by the coding sequence ATGAATAACGCCTTGCTTGTTTTCGCCAAAAGGCCAACTCCTGGTCGCGTTAAGACCAGATTGGTGCCGCCTCTTTCGCCGGAAAATGCTGCAGAACTTTATGCTCGAATGCAACTCGATATTTTTGCCAAAGTTGGTCATTTGGCTGGAGTGGACTCGTTCGTCTGCTATGACCCGGCAGACGGGGCTGCGGAGTATTTCGCGACGAACGTTCGGACGGCGCGGCTCTTTCCCCAGGCCGGGGCGAACCTGGGTGAGCGGATGGCCAATGCCTTCAGCCAGGTTTTTCAGCGGGGATACCAATCCGTGGCAATCATCGGCACTGATTCGCCCGACCTCCCGGCGGCATTCATCGAAGAGGCGTATGCCCGGCTGGCCCGGCCGGCGGTCGATGCCGTGTTCGGGCCGAGCGAGGACGGGGGGTATTATCTTCTGGCGATGAAGCGGCTGCTACCGGAACTTTTCGCCGCCATTCCCTGGTCGACGGACGCGGTGCTCGCCCGGTCGCTGGCCCGGGCAGCCGCTGCAGGAATTGCCGTGGAGCTGCTGCCGGCCTGGTATGACGTCGATGAGGCGGCCGACCTGCACCGGCCGGGACTGGTTGCCCCCGGTAATGGCGCCCCGCTGACCCGGAAGTTTCTGCTCGCCTATTTGACCACCGTCACTTCGTAA
- the queC gene encoding 7-cyano-7-deazaguanine synthase QueC produces MPKKAVVLYSGGLDSTTCLAIARAEGFEPYAMSFAYGQRHTHELQVAKANARAMGAVDHLVVEFDLRQVGGSALTADIAVPKEGVGSDIPVTYVPARNTIFLSFALGWAEVLGSFDIFIGVNALDYSGYPDCRPEYVAAFETMANLATKAAVEGKGHFHVHTPLLRLTKAEIIARGLELGVDYGRTHSCYDPAPDGTACGLCDSCRLRLKGFAEAGVADPVRYAVRSEG; encoded by the coding sequence ATGCCAAAGAAAGCGGTCGTGTTGTACAGTGGCGGCCTCGATTCGACCACCTGTCTGGCCATTGCCCGGGCCGAGGGGTTCGAGCCCTACGCGATGAGCTTTGCCTACGGCCAGCGCCATACCCACGAACTGCAGGTGGCGAAGGCCAATGCCCGGGCGATGGGGGCGGTGGATCACCTGGTGGTGGAGTTCGACCTGCGTCAGGTCGGCGGCAGTGCCCTGACGGCCGACATTGCCGTCCCGAAGGAGGGGGTGGGGAGCGATATCCCGGTGACCTACGTGCCGGCCCGCAATACCATTTTCCTGTCGTTCGCCCTCGGCTGGGCGGAAGTGCTGGGGAGCTTCGACATTTTCATCGGCGTGAACGCCCTCGATTACTCGGGGTACCCGGACTGCCGGCCCGAATATGTCGCCGCCTTCGAAACCATGGCCAACCTGGCGACCAAAGCGGCGGTCGAGGGAAAGGGGCACTTCCATGTCCATACCCCGCTGCTCCGGCTGACCAAGGCGGAGATCATTGCCCGGGGGCTGGAACTCGGCGTCGATTACGGCCGTACCCACTCCTGTTACGATCCGGCCCCCGACGGCACCGCCTGCGGCCTCTGCGACTCCTGCCGGCTGCGGCTCAAGGGGTTTGCCGAGGCGGGAGTGGCCGATCCGGTCAGGTACGCGGTGAGGAGTGAAGGGTGA
- the trxB gene encoding thioredoxin-disulfide reductase, whose translation METMHRRLIILGSGPAGYTAAVYAARANLAPTLITGLQQGGQLMTTTEVDNWPGDVDGVLGPELMERMRRHAERFATEMFVDQIGKADLSQRPFRLEGDNGIYTCDALIISTGASARYLGLPSESRFKGKGVSACATCDGFFYRGKDVVVIGGGNTAVEEALYLSHIASHVTVVHRRDQLRSEKILADKLIEKTKTGNVTIEWNHQLDEVLGDESGVTGVRLRHRSGSTKELAVHGVFIAIGHTPNTELFVGQLDMENGYIRTQCGNDGNVTATSVPGVFAAGDVQDAIYRQAITSAGSGCMAALDAERYLDMLKP comes from the coding sequence ATGGAAACGATGCACCGTCGCTTGATTATTCTCGGCTCCGGCCCTGCCGGCTACACTGCGGCTGTCTACGCCGCCCGGGCCAATCTGGCGCCGACGCTCATCACCGGCCTGCAGCAGGGGGGACAGCTGATGACTACCACCGAGGTGGATAACTGGCCCGGCGATGTCGATGGCGTCCTCGGCCCCGAGCTAATGGAACGGATGCGCCGCCATGCCGAACGCTTCGCCACTGAAATGTTCGTCGACCAGATCGGTAAGGCCGATCTCAGCCAGCGGCCGTTCCGCCTCGAAGGGGACAACGGCATCTATACCTGTGATGCCCTGATCATCTCTACCGGTGCCTCGGCCCGCTATCTCGGCCTCCCGTCCGAAAGCAGGTTCAAGGGGAAAGGGGTTTCGGCCTGTGCCACCTGCGACGGTTTTTTCTACCGGGGGAAGGACGTAGTGGTGATCGGCGGTGGGAACACTGCCGTTGAAGAGGCCCTGTATCTCTCCCATATTGCCAGCCATGTGACAGTCGTCCATCGGCGCGACCAGCTCCGTTCGGAGAAGATTCTCGCCGACAAGCTGATCGAAAAGACCAAGACCGGTAATGTCACCATCGAGTGGAACCACCAACTGGATGAGGTGCTCGGCGACGAGTCGGGCGTGACCGGGGTCCGGCTTCGGCACCGGAGCGGTTCGACCAAGGAGCTGGCAGTGCACGGCGTCTTCATCGCCATCGGTCACACCCCTAACACCGAGCTGTTCGTCGGCCAGCTCGATATGGAGAACGGGTACATCCGTACCCAGTGCGGCAATGATGGCAACGTCACCGCCACCAGCGTCCCCGGGGTTTTCGCCGCCGGCGACGTCCAGGATGCGATCTACCGCCAGGCAATCACCTCGGCCGGGTCCGGCTGTATGGCAGCACTCGATGCCGAGCGGTATCTCGATATGCTCAAGCCCTAG
- a CDS encoding ferritin family protein: MNENRKETLDAIMRAMEIEKETFDFYTKAEHKTFNPEGKRIFHWLAKTEEQHYLKLNELYQSLHEGGRWVFYGGSTIGLEPGAAGEPQVDFNTDDLVALQIAMEIEKKGIDYFDELIAGTADAAGKEMLAALRNEEAEHLRVISEKYRAIKGE; this comes from the coding sequence ATGAACGAGAACCGCAAAGAAACCCTCGACGCCATCATGCGGGCCATGGAGATCGAAAAGGAAACCTTCGATTTCTATACCAAGGCCGAGCATAAGACTTTCAATCCGGAAGGGAAGCGGATCTTCCACTGGCTGGCCAAGACCGAGGAACAGCACTACCTGAAGCTGAACGAACTTTACCAATCCCTGCATGAAGGGGGACGATGGGTCTTCTACGGCGGCTCGACCATCGGCCTGGAACCGGGCGCCGCCGGCGAACCGCAGGTCGATTTCAACACCGACGATCTGGTGGCGTTGCAGATTGCCATGGAGATCGAGAAGAAGGGGATCGACTACTTCGACGAGTTGATTGCCGGGACGGCCGATGCCGCCGGCAAGGAGATGCTTGCTGCCCTTCGCAATGAGGAGGCTGAGCACCTTCGGGTCATCAGCGAGAAATACCGGGCAATCAAGGGGGAATAG
- a CDS encoding aspartate ammonia-lyase, producing the protein MDFRIEKDTLGPVEVPAAAYYGAQTARAVANFPISGLRPHPALVWATLVIKKSAARANMATGRLPAELGGVIVRAADEALAGGFAADFVVDPFQAGAGTSHNMNVNEVLANRANELLGGQRGDNAPVHPNDHVNMAQSTNDVFPTAMRLAALRLADGLVAALDGLIAALRRKGEEFDRVLKSGRTHLQDAVPIRLGQEFEAYAVAIGRNLAGIEQALPALRELGIGGTAVGTGLNAERRYIELVVAELAGETGLPLRGAANLIETTQNMDPFVALSSALKGVAVNLIRIANDLRLLASGPRTGLNEITLPALQPGSSIMPGKVNPVLAEVTDMVAFQVLGADTTITLAAQAGQLELNVMMPVIACNILFALEILQNTIRKLTDSCIAGITANEARCARYLDESVGLVTVLAPYIGYAAAAEVAKESMRTGRSVREIIVARELLSAEALGRILDPYPLTSPGVPGRKE; encoded by the coding sequence ATGGACTTCCGGATAGAAAAAGACACCCTCGGCCCTGTCGAGGTTCCCGCTGCTGCTTACTACGGAGCGCAGACCGCCCGGGCGGTGGCCAATTTCCCTATCTCGGGGCTGCGGCCCCATCCGGCGCTCGTCTGGGCGACGCTGGTCATCAAAAAGAGCGCTGCCCGGGCCAATATGGCGACCGGGCGACTGCCGGCGGAACTGGGCGGGGTAATCGTCCGGGCGGCCGACGAGGCGCTGGCCGGGGGATTTGCCGCCGATTTCGTTGTCGATCCGTTCCAGGCAGGGGCCGGTACCTCGCACAACATGAACGTCAATGAGGTGCTGGCCAACCGGGCCAATGAACTCCTCGGCGGGCAGCGGGGCGACAACGCGCCGGTTCATCCCAACGACCATGTCAATATGGCCCAGTCGACCAACGATGTCTTTCCGACTGCCATGCGGCTTGCCGCCTTGCGGCTGGCCGACGGTCTGGTTGCCGCCCTCGATGGCCTGATCGCCGCCCTGCGGCGCAAGGGGGAGGAGTTCGACCGGGTTCTGAAAAGCGGGCGTACCCACCTCCAGGACGCGGTGCCGATCCGGCTCGGCCAGGAATTCGAAGCCTACGCGGTGGCCATCGGTCGTAACCTGGCCGGGATCGAGCAGGCGCTCCCGGCACTCCGGGAACTGGGGATCGGCGGGACCGCCGTCGGCACCGGGCTCAATGCCGAACGGCGCTATATCGAACTGGTTGTCGCCGAATTGGCCGGCGAAACCGGTTTGCCGCTCCGGGGCGCGGCAAACCTGATCGAAACCACCCAGAACATGGACCCTTTCGTAGCGCTCAGTTCGGCCCTCAAGGGGGTGGCGGTCAACCTGATCCGGATCGCCAACGACCTGCGGCTGCTGGCGTCGGGGCCGCGGACCGGTTTGAACGAGATTACCCTGCCGGCGCTACAGCCCGGCTCGTCGATCATGCCGGGCAAGGTCAACCCGGTGCTGGCCGAGGTGACCGATATGGTGGCTTTCCAGGTGCTCGGGGCCGACACCACGATTACCCTTGCCGCCCAGGCCGGGCAGCTGGAGTTGAACGTGATGATGCCGGTCATCGCCTGCAACATCCTCTTCGCCCTGGAAATCCTGCAGAATACGATCCGCAAGCTGACTGATTCCTGTATTGCCGGGATCACCGCCAACGAGGCGCGCTGTGCCCGTTATCTGGACGAGTCGGTCGGCCTGGTGACGGTGCTGGCGCCGTACATCGGCTATGCGGCGGCGGCGGAGGTGGCGAAAGAGTCGATGCGGACCGGCCGGAGCGTCCGGGAGATTATCGTTGCCCGGGAACTGCTTTCGGCCGAAGCGCTCGGCAGGATTCTCGATCCCTATCCCCTGACCAGTCCGGGGGTACCGGGGCGCAAGGAATAG
- a CDS encoding phospholipase D-like domain-containing protein, translated as MSVVRKKSLRRAPKSFRLFRRNSNAFHAAGNRVQLFKGGEEFFPALIEACRHARRSIHAEFYIVRDDLTGRAFAEALLAAAARGVEVALSYDYIGCFETPAAYFRRLSGGGVACLPFNPPPFRRGIAWFDKRNHRKLALVDGVTVFAGGVNVGDEYSGFSGASERWRDVGVRIDGPVVAELERQFREFWSEEGGAPLGGRVGDLSPLPVGDAEVLVVSGGPHHNRSLIRSAFRIAIAGATEYIRIMNPYFVPGPRIVRSLLRAVRRGVRVQLVLPAKSDVPLVRLVSRSYYAPLLRAGIEIYERQGAVLHAKVMLIDDSWGVVGSANLDQRSFHRNYEVNAIVVSQQFGAQLAEMFAEDLAGSRRVVLEEHERRGRVVRLLERLCAPVSWFL; from the coding sequence ATGTCTGTCGTGCGCAAGAAGAGCCTCCGCCGTGCCCCGAAGTCGTTTCGCCTCTTTCGGCGGAACAGTAATGCCTTCCACGCGGCGGGAAACCGGGTGCAGCTCTTCAAGGGGGGCGAAGAGTTTTTTCCCGCGCTTATCGAGGCCTGCCGCCACGCCCGCCGTTCCATTCATGCCGAATTCTATATCGTGCGCGACGATCTTACCGGCCGGGCTTTTGCCGAGGCGCTTTTGGCCGCCGCGGCCCGGGGGGTCGAGGTGGCGCTGAGTTACGATTACATCGGCTGTTTCGAGACGCCGGCGGCCTACTTCCGTCGCCTGAGTGGCGGCGGTGTTGCCTGCCTCCCCTTCAACCCGCCGCCGTTCCGCCGCGGCATCGCCTGGTTCGACAAGCGCAACCACCGCAAGCTGGCGCTCGTCGACGGCGTGACGGTTTTCGCCGGCGGGGTGAACGTCGGCGACGAATATTCCGGCTTTAGCGGTGCCTCCGAACGATGGCGCGATGTCGGGGTGCGGATCGACGGTCCGGTCGTGGCGGAGCTGGAGCGGCAGTTCCGGGAGTTCTGGAGCGAGGAAGGGGGCGCGCCGCTTGGCGGCCGCGTCGGCGACCTCTCCCCCCTGCCGGTTGGCGATGCCGAGGTCCTGGTTGTCAGCGGCGGTCCCCACCACAACCGGTCGCTGATCCGGAGCGCCTTCCGGATCGCCATCGCCGGGGCGACGGAATACATCCGGATCATGAATCCCTACTTCGTCCCCGGGCCGCGGATCGTCCGGTCGCTGCTTCGGGCGGTGCGGCGCGGCGTACGGGTGCAACTGGTCCTTCCCGCCAAGAGCGATGTGCCGCTGGTCCGGCTGGTGAGCCGCAGTTACTATGCGCCGTTGCTCCGGGCAGGAATCGAGATTTACGAGCGGCAGGGGGCCGTGCTCCATGCCAAGGTGATGCTGATCGACGACTCCTGGGGAGTGGTCGGTTCCGCTAACCTGGATCAGCGGAGTTTTCACCGCAACTACGAGGTGAACGCCATCGTCGTCAGCCAGCAATTCGGCGCCCAGCTGGCGGAGATGTTTGCCGAGGACCTGGCCGGTTCGCGGCGGGTGGTGCTGGAGGAACATGAACGGCGGGGGCGGGTGGTCCGGCTTCTCGAACGGCTCTGCGCGCCGGTGAGCTGGTTCCTCTGA
- the ilvA gene encoding threonine ammonia-lyase, giving the protein MLPYNLIQEAADRLKKRVRRTELIHSHHFSERLGLPLLFKCENLQRTGSFKIRGALNFMTAQPREALARGVITASAGNHAQGVAFSADLLGVKSTIYMPESTPPQKVQATREYGAEVVLTGRNFDEAYAAALKGQKETGALFVHPFDDPLVMAGQGTIGLEILDELPDVATILVPIGGGGLIAGIVTAVKETHPHVRIIGVESKAAPSMHYSLKKGKIVEAPLSVTLADGIAVKRVGKNTFPIIRELVDDVVLVDEEEIALAIVALLERTKLLVEGAGAVPLAALLNGKGGKMTGKTVCVLSGGNIDVKTIATVVERGLVAAGRYLKLTVVLDDIPGSLARLSADVATTRANIFLISHERRSLGLALGKTEVLLELETRGYEHITEIIDYLERKSYEVTVVK; this is encoded by the coding sequence ATGCTACCCTACAACCTGATCCAGGAGGCTGCCGACCGGTTGAAAAAACGGGTTCGGCGCACCGAACTGATCCACTCGCACCATTTCAGCGAACGGCTCGGCCTGCCGCTGCTGTTCAAATGCGAAAACCTCCAGCGTACCGGCTCGTTCAAGATCCGCGGCGCCCTCAACTTCATGACCGCCCAGCCCCGCGAGGCGCTGGCCCGCGGCGTCATTACCGCCTCGGCGGGCAACCACGCCCAGGGGGTTGCCTTTTCCGCCGACCTGCTCGGCGTGAAATCGACGATTTACATGCCCGAGAGCACCCCGCCGCAGAAGGTCCAGGCGACCAGGGAGTACGGCGCCGAAGTGGTGCTGACGGGACGAAACTTCGACGAAGCCTACGCCGCCGCCCTCAAGGGCCAGAAGGAGACCGGCGCCCTGTTCGTCCACCCCTTCGACGACCCGCTGGTCATGGCCGGGCAGGGAACCATCGGCCTGGAAATCCTCGACGAGCTGCCCGATGTGGCAACCATCCTGGTCCCGATCGGCGGCGGTGGGCTGATCGCCGGGATCGTGACCGCAGTCAAGGAGACCCACCCCCATGTCCGGATCATCGGCGTGGAATCCAAGGCGGCGCCGTCGATGCACTATTCGCTGAAAAAGGGAAAGATCGTCGAAGCGCCGCTGTCGGTAACACTGGCCGACGGCATCGCGGTGAAAAGGGTCGGCAAAAACACCTTCCCGATCATCCGGGAACTGGTGGATGACGTGGTGCTGGTGGACGAAGAAGAGATCGCGCTCGCCATCGTCGCCCTGCTGGAGCGGACCAAACTGCTGGTGGAAGGCGCGGGGGCGGTGCCCCTGGCAGCGCTCCTGAACGGCAAGGGAGGAAAAATGACGGGGAAGACCGTCTGCGTCCTCTCCGGCGGCAACATCGATGTCAAGACGATTGCCACCGTGGTCGAGCGCGGCCTGGTGGCCGCCGGCCGCTACCTGAAGCTGACCGTCGTCCTTGACGACATCCCCGGCTCACTTGCCCGGCTGTCGGCCGATGTCGCCACCACCCGGGCCAACATTTTCCTCATCAGCCACGAGCGCCGTTCCCTTGGCCTCGCCCTCGGCAAGACCGAGGTTCTCCTGGAGCTGGAAACGCGGGGCTACGAGCACATCACGGAAATTATCGATTACCTGGAACGGAAGAGTTACGAAGTGACGGTGGTCAAATAG
- a CDS encoding recombinase family protein, whose product MHVGIWIRVSTEDQARGESPKNHEARARMYAELKRWQVVELYDLSGVSGKDVLDNSEAKRMLEDVAAGRIKALIFSKLARLARNTKQLLEISDYFQKHDAALVSLEESIDTSSPAGRLLYTVIGALAQWEREEISARVAASIPVRAKMGKNTGGKGPFGYHWVEGKLVPNPAEAPIVRRAYELFLETGKLLTTCNMLKEEGLYSRNKCVFRPTSLKRMLSETVYKGVRRANYAKSLGNKKNWVLKPEKDWVYFNVEPLVSEEDWEAVNKIFQETATRYPNFKEVPKNGRFLFSGLLKCQCGSKLYVAPYPSMKIPRYACKKCRTKINEDIIEQHFHDALKGIVITPEQLGANEDLERELLEKQERLELLKKEQKDVNNKIDVLIDLYGKQALDQNEFRERFDPLKYRKESIFAEIPRLQAEIDFIKTNEIGRSFVIERATTLTSLWGMLSYDARQQVVKELLDRVDVGEESLHFVFYYIPTFVPVEKGSHTHRDSSPQRA is encoded by the coding sequence ATGCATGTTGGAATTTGGATAAGGGTATCGACAGAGGATCAAGCCCGGGGGGAGTCCCCGAAAAATCATGAAGCACGTGCCAGGATGTACGCCGAGCTCAAGAGGTGGCAGGTTGTAGAACTGTACGACCTCTCAGGGGTATCCGGCAAAGACGTTCTGGACAATTCCGAAGCGAAGAGAATGCTCGAAGATGTTGCAGCAGGCCGCATCAAGGCGTTGATATTCTCGAAACTCGCCCGTCTCGCCCGCAATACCAAGCAGCTCCTCGAAATCTCTGATTATTTCCAGAAACACGATGCGGCCCTCGTCAGCTTGGAAGAAAGCATAGACACATCCTCGCCTGCCGGCCGTCTTCTTTACACCGTGATCGGCGCTTTGGCCCAGTGGGAAAGGGAAGAGATCTCCGCTCGCGTTGCCGCTTCGATCCCAGTTCGGGCAAAAATGGGGAAGAACACCGGCGGGAAGGGACCTTTTGGTTACCATTGGGTTGAAGGGAAGCTTGTTCCAAATCCAGCTGAGGCTCCCATCGTCAGAAGGGCATACGAGCTTTTCCTTGAAACTGGCAAGTTGCTCACCACCTGCAACATGCTTAAGGAGGAAGGTCTCTATTCCAGGAATAAGTGCGTCTTCCGTCCCACTTCCCTCAAGCGGATGCTCTCGGAGACCGTCTACAAGGGAGTTCGGAGGGCCAATTACGCGAAGAGTCTGGGAAATAAGAAGAACTGGGTTTTGAAGCCTGAGAAGGACTGGGTTTACTTCAACGTCGAGCCTTTGGTGTCCGAAGAAGACTGGGAGGCCGTGAACAAGATATTCCAGGAAACGGCGACCCGTTATCCCAACTTCAAAGAAGTTCCGAAAAACGGAAGGTTTCTCTTTTCCGGCTTGCTGAAATGCCAATGCGGCTCCAAGCTCTATGTCGCACCCTACCCGTCAATGAAGATTCCACGTTATGCCTGTAAAAAATGTCGGACGAAGATCAATGAGGACATCATCGAGCAGCATTTTCACGATGCTTTGAAAGGCATAGTTATCACACCCGAACAGCTTGGTGCGAATGAGGACCTGGAAAGGGAGCTCCTGGAGAAACAGGAAAGGCTGGAACTTCTGAAGAAGGAACAGAAAGATGTGAACAACAAGATAGACGTTCTTATTGATCTGTACGGGAAGCAGGCCCTCGATCAGAACGAATTTCGGGAGAGATTCGATCCTCTCAAGTACAGGAAGGAAAGTATCTTTGCGGAGATCCCACGCCTGCAGGCGGAGATTGATTTCATCAAGACGAATGAAATCGGTAGATCGTTCGTTATCGAAAGAGCTACTACGCTTACATCGCTTTGGGGAATGCTTAGCTACGATGCTAGGCAGCAAGTCGTGAAGGAACTCTTGGACCGGGTTGATGTCGGCGAAGAATCCCTCCATTTTGTCTTCTATTATATCCCCACTTTTGTGCCAGTAGAGAAAGGTTCACACACCCACAGGGATTCATCGCCGCAACGAGCATGA